cagctgtagctcttaaccactacaccaccagggtttccaaaactatgATAGGATATAATAAAACCAGTAAATAAAAGGATAGCTTTACTTACCCAAGCACTGGGCAACAAAGgcatttttttctactttcaaTACCATAGGTGCTGTCTTTCTTAATCATGACAAGTGTATATTAATACACTTGTCATGATTAAGTGTATTACATGAACCCTGATGTACTATTGTCAAATCAAAAAACCCTAGAGTAGCTCTCGTGTGACCATACAAGGTTTCTCCAGACTTCTAAACAATCATCTCATCTCCAGGTCTCTGTGACTTTCATCTCCCTTTTTTAGCGACCAAAAGCAACATTTCTTTTCCCTTTGAAatctaattttcacattctgaaaacattctcaaCTGAATCAAGATGTTTCTTTTAAATACAGTGATTTCAAAATTTCAGAGGCAGAAGCAAGAATCTGTTAAATCAATGGTTCTTAACTATGCAAACTGTTTTTGAAAGTCATTCATGTAGCCAAGTTCTTAGGAAACATTGCTTATAGGCAGAGTAAATAATATGTCTGATATATGCTTGTTCTCCTGTTTTTCAAATGTAGATAACTGCTCTTGTGATTAACGAAATATGAATTCATTTAACAATATCACTGAATACATAGTAATTTTTCTCAATGTCTTATTTTCATACTCAataggtattttaaaaaaaaaaaacagctattatATCACaaactcatggcaccccatgtgttacagagtggagcaGCCCCATAGTGCtatcttggttgtaatctttacagaaacagatttctaagcttttcttctgtggcactgctgagtgggttcaaactgctaatctttaacttagtagtcaagtgcagaACGttattaccatgagttggaatcaactccatggcaacgattTTTTTGTATCACAGCGAACTAAGTTAAGCAAAATACTtgagtttaaaacaaaacaaaaacaaaacctctcaTACCCATATCCTTAGAAATTCAGTAGGAAATTGAATcagacttgtgtgtgtgtgtctttttctttgtttttcattttcttctccatGTTATGGTGGGCGCCAGGCCTCTGTCTGGTACTGTTATTTCATCTTACTGTCTCAATGGACAGTGTCACTGTTgccaatttttgtttctttgccaaCGTTCATTATACAAGGGCTCATTAGTGACTTTGAACCTGGGTCATCAAGGATAATTTACTTTATTCATTCAAATGATCCCAGTGCACCTACAGGAGACTGAGCAGAAGAACATAAATATCATTCTTGTTAGAGCAAGAAAATGAACTCCCTGCTTGGAACCATCAGAGCATCAGCTCTTTCAAAGCCAGAGGAAGTTCTTATGGTCTCCTCCCTTACATTAGACTTTCCTCCCTTCATGACACAGATCAAAGGAAAGTGATTCCAAAACTTCAGATGGGGAAAAGTCTCTTAAGAAAATCCTTTGTATGATGTGAGAACTGCAGACCCTCCAGGAGATACTTGGAAATTAAGTGTAGGTTTATCATGTTTGACCTGTGCTGAGTCCTATCTCCCTTAACTCAACACACTAAGGAGCTGCCTGCTGAAACCATGAAAAATTATCAAAACTGCAAGGACCATAAGGTAGTTATGAGAAAGAATTTCTCTTGTAAGAGATAAGGGAAAGAAATATCTATTAGTGTTTTCTTCTGAAATGTGGTTTGTTAAGCTTGTTTCAATTATTTCATACAAGAAATTGAAGTAGACAGTTAATGAAACTATTCAACTATGCAACAGACTTTTGATGAGACTGAGGTCATTGCCAGGGCTATATTTATACATTCATAAGTAGTCATCCATGCAGTGTAATGTGAAGGACATGCAATAATAAACATACCTTCGAAGTCTCTGCAATGTATACCCAAAAAGATAGTCCATagcttaaaattttaatattataaatccACATTCTTTTCTAAATTACATATACTCCTTTTACGATGAAAAACTTAAGTGTAGATATTCATTCCCTCCTGAGTTGCTATTAAACAATTGTCGTCGaatcaatcctataggacagagtagaactgccctatagagcttccaaggagcatgtggtggattcgaactgccaaccttttggttagtagccattgtACTTAACCACGATGCTACCAGAGTTGCTATTAGTTCAAATAAATGCCCCCGTAATACTTAAATGAGACAATGACAAAGGAAacagaagttttttgtttgtttttttcatgaaGCACTTCACGTAAATGGCAAAGTATTTCAGGAAGACAGTTTTTGCCCAGTGTGTTCAGTGGGGGAAGTTTTGAAACTGATGATACCAAGGATGACAATTGTTTGTTACTTCATCATCTTTCCTACTTATTTCACTTTTTGTGACCCTGAAGTAGTTGGGTGGGAATTAGCtcttaataaaccaaaaccagagaATATGGTACAGTAAATTTTAAACATATTATTTTACTCATATAACAGAGAAATCATCAATACATTAATTTTATCTaacaatggcaaaattagaatTTGAATAAGAGAAAAATGATTGAGGGGAGATGACAAATCTCAAAAGTTTGCAAACAAAGAATTGTTTTCCTTTCCTTAAATCAGCTGCTTATTAGTGTGGGAGGCTAGCTAACAGGCAGTCTTGGGGAGTAGAAAGTTCATTACGGACAACAATTTTGGTTACTTATGTATTTCTGGAAAAACCATCAGAGTTTTATTATAAAGTAAGTGTATGTAACAAGCAGTAGCTATACAATGTTGGCCAGTGTACTTTCTTAGCATCATCATTGTAGCTATCCAGGCCTGGACCCTTTCCCTTAATAgtgtttttccttcattttcattaatttttctatGTAAGTGTCCGTTTTCCTGTGATGGTTCCTTTAAACCCAGGGGGGCATTGACAAATGTCCCTCAAGCCATTTTATAAGTTACGTATCCATAGGAaaagagaatttcttttttttttcagacccaGAGGACACATGTTATTTGCAGGgagtattttaaaacaaactgAATGAAAGATCATTCATATAACACACTAATTGCTGTCTACTGGGGAGATATAATCTCATGAAATGATGGAGAAATAACAGGGGCTATACAGATGCTGTTTTTAGATAGGACATATGTTCACAGCTAATATTATAAATAATTAATGCTGGCTgaggactagaggcagttattGCTCTATAAACAGAAAGAGTCTGAAGTATACGTAAAAAGGCCACAAATGACATCAAGAAAATAAGATCCATAATGTGAGGAAAAGAAGTCAGTTAATATGTCAGCAATCTTTTATTTGCATCTGAAATTATTatgtaaatataatttaattGATTACATATGCTATATGATATAAAGGACAGGACAGTACTTATGTGGGATACAGGTGGTGATGTCATATTGGGAAACAAACTTCCTTAATTGGCTAGGTGGTTCTCAAATATTAATatgcatattaaaaatatttctccacCAGCACCcatcccagaaaccctggtggcatagtggctaagagctatgcctgctaactaaaaaagtcggcagttcaaatccgccaagtgctccttggaaaccctatgggacagtgctactgtgtcctataggatcactatgagtctcaatggactcaaaggcagcaGTTTTTTTTAAGCACCCTTCCCACTGGGTAGACATTATGAGGTTTGTCTGAGCCACAGCAATCTATATTTGTGATAAGTATCGTTGGTAATTCCAATTCAGAAAGTGCGACACATTAAATCTCTTAGTTCAATGCAAGCGTTtctggaagaaaaggaagaaggaggaggaggaagaggggaggagagaaggcAGGGGGAGGAGtaggaggggctgggggagggaaaggggaaggaggagaaagagaaagaaagggaggagaaggagaagaaacatTACATAAAGAGCTACAGTGAAAATTTTAGTGCAAATTGAATGTGTTTTATGAGACACAGCCTATCCCtgtacctggtacatagtagaaaCTGGGTGAAATCGCTCCATTGAAAATAGTTTGTCCCATATTTTCAAATAGCCatgtggaagcaagtcctggcataGTTAAGTAGATGTGTTCTAATAGGAGGGAGACCAGAGAAGGGTCCACGGAGACTCCATGCTTTGGGAAGAGTGAACAGgagagtgtcagagtagagtacTCCATGTGATCAGGGCACACAGCCAGTACATCTCAAGGAGTCAGGCAAAAGGAGGTTGGGAGCTTAGGTGAAGGACTAATGAGAACAAAGGCTATGAGAGCAAAAATCCACTTTTTCAAAACTTTGCCTACCCTGCATCTGTGGAAAAATTTTGGAGAAGACAAGACCTGCATAAATTAGGAGAACGAGAGAATCATTCCTTGTCTTCTGAAAGAAGTGGAGCTATATTATCCCTTACTCAATAAAATTTGAAGACTGGCAAAAGATTAAAAGTGATAATTTTTTGCTGAAGAGAAATAAAGAAGGGAGGCTGCTTAATTTAAACTTTGGTGAAAATATCATGTTAGGAAGTACAAAGGGTAGAGAAAGAGCGAACTGCAGGTAGAATACTTAAGGAGGTAATTTTATCTTGAAAAAACAGTGAATTTGCATTCTATCCTCTTCTCTAAATTATATTGTTGTGCTAATAACTGTAGTTGTGATTCACGAATAGCATATTCACAAGAGTGTCTGCAGACTCTGTTCCATTTTTTCAGGTTACATTTACTAAAGTCCCTGTGTGTCAGACATAGGAGATACAAGAATGCATAAAACATAgagtctactttggaaaaatatacagaaaacagaCTGCAAATTATAATATGAtgcaataaattataaaatatggtAATCAACAAGCGCTTCAAGAGAACACAGGTACATAATCTCACAAAATTGGGTGGGTAAATGAAGGCTTCCTTGAAGAACTGATACCCATGGAGAATCATCAAAGACCAATAGACATCAAGTAGTCACAGAAGGATAGGAGAATTCTACTATGCAGAGAAGACAACATACAGAAAATATGAGTAATTGCAAGTGTCAGTGTTAGTGGAACTTAAAGTATGAAGAATAAAGGTAAGGAAGTGACAAATGATGAAGCAGGAAAATCCAAGAAGGTCCTGTCCATGAAGAGCATTGCTGGCCATGTAAAAAAAGACatggtgctttaaaaaaaatggtaaacACTGGAAGAAGAGAAGCCTCGGAGGGCAGGGGTGGAGGCATGATTTCACGTTGAGAATGTGGAATATGAGGATGCTGTGAACATCAAACTGGTGATGTCCATTTAGCAATATTTTtatggagaaaagatctggtctttgtaatccaccatataaatggtAATCTAATCAACCAGGCAGGGAGAAATCATTCTTGAATAGTATGGGtttaaacgaaaaccaaacccgttgctgttgagtcaattccaagacAGAGtgatcctatacgacagagtagaactgtcccatagggtttccaaggagagactggtggattcaaactgccaaccttttggtcagcagccaaactcttacctactactacaccagggtttccttaagaagtattaaaaaaaaaagcaagaaggcaGAGGTCTGAAGATAGAATACTTGAGAACCTCAATGTTTCATAGATGAACAAAGAGGAGGCTGTGTAGGTCACTGAAAAAAGATCTAGAGTtaggaagaaaatgagaatgaTGGCAGGGAACTCATTTGACAAATGActaaactttaaagaaaaaaaaattctgtggggATGCCGGGTGTCATAGTCATCtaatactgctgtaacagaaataccacgggtggatggctttaacagagaaatttattctctcacagtctagtaggcaagaagtccaaatttagggaatctgctccagaggaagactttctctctctgttggttttaGGGAAAGGACCTTGTCATCGGTCTTGCCCTGGTCGGgaagcttctttgtgcaggaacctcgggtccaaaggatgtgctctcctcccagtgattctttcttggtggtgtgaggtccctgtgtctctctgctcgcttctctgttttatGTCTCAAAACAGCTTGTCTTAAGACACAGTCTAatgttgtagatctcatcaacataactgcctttaatccatctcattaacaacataggatttacaacacaaagggaaatcacatcagctgacaaaatggtggacaatcacacaatgttgggaaacatggactagccaagctgacagatattttgggggacacaattcaattcatgacaccaggCAAGATAATAACTAAAATGTACTATTGgcttcaagaaaaatgaagtccttgcaGATGTAGGGAAGCGGGGGAAGGGGGCTTGGAAAAGAGGGTCAGTTTAGAGTGGTTCAAAGGCTAAATTGAGTAGGGATAAGATAAGAAGTCAATGGGATTAAAAACGTGACAGAAAAAATCACAGCCTGAAAGAATAGATATTGTGATATTAAATGTAATTTTAGCTTCAGAGGATTTCAGAGAAAAGGGACCAGAGTCAATTAACTGAAATAAAAGATGAAAGCATATGACACTATTCCTTTTTGTAAATATGTGATGACATTTTCTTACACTATAGgtaaaacaacccagtgccgtctagtcaattccgactcatagcgaccctgtaggacagagtagaactgccccaataggtaAAATAGTCATATATTAATCCATCTATAGGTGTATGGAGCCTTGGTTGTGCAtatgttaagaacttggctgttaaccaaaatgttggcagtttgaattctccagctgctccttagaaaccttatgggacagttctactctgttctgtagaatcactatcagtcagaattgacccaatagcaattagttttttttttgtttttttaataggtacTACAGTGTtaagagaaaaccctggtggcatagtggttaagagctatggctgttcaaatccactgggcgctccttgaaaacccagtgggacagttttactctgtcctagtgggacagttttactctgtcctatagggtagctatgagttgaaatcaactcaatggcattgggtttggtttcttttttttttttttttatagtgttaagAATAAGGAATAGGGAATacaagaagaaatggataaagagACAAGCCAAAATCTCAGGATCCAGTGTTATGTTTTGCTGTTGTCAGATTCATTTGAGTCTTTTCCAGGAGAAGCTTATCTTATTATTAAAAAACTCCTTCGATATTAACAATTGAAGAGAATTCACATTCTTTATTACCTACAACTATATATTCTATATCCACGGTTAGTCTTGGAGAAAAGACTTTTAAGTATCCATGGAATGACATCATCTTCAATCAAGGCTATTTGTAAATCCAATCCATTTAATGAATTACACATATTGAGCTACATTTATAAATTCTGCAGGTCAAGGAAAGATCTTAGAAAAAGTTAGATTGTTTTACAATAGGATGAACCCTTAAGAAAATCTCTGCTGCCCCtaccacatgtacaattcaggaaGACTACCGGAATAGTGGCAATACTGATAATGAtatgaaggaagaaaataaatatgtttaaGTTTGCTTGACTTTTGTATGCAAAGCCCTTTACTGTAGAATCCGAATATCTACCTCCTCACAAACTCTCTTTGATTTTTACATACAAATTGGGTAGCCTTCAAAAGTCCTCAAAAGTCAACAATGAGAAATCACACAGCTATAACAACCTTCATCCTGCTGGGACTGACAGATGACCCACAAATGAAAGCTCTGCTTTTTACCTTTCTATTTTTCACCTACATATTGAGTGTTACAGGGAACCTGACTATTATTACCCTCACATTGGTGAACTCCTACCTTAaaactcccatgtacttttttctcagaaaTTCCTCCTTCTTAGAAGTCTCATTCGTCACTGTCTTTATTCCTAGATTCCTGTACAGCGTATCGACTGGGGACAATACTGTTACATACAATGCTTGTGCAagtcaaatattttttgtttttctttttggagcaacagaattttttctcctggtagccatgtcctatgaccgctatgtggccatctgtaaatcGCTTCATTACATGACCATCATGAGCAACAAGGTCTGTGTCTTATTAGTTCTCTGCTGTTGGGTAGCTGGCTTGATGATCATTCTCCCTCCCCTTAGCCTGGGTCTCCAGCTGGAATTCTGTGATTCCAGTGCTGTTGATCATTTTAGTTGTGATGCAGGTCCCCTCCTAAAGATCTCATGCTCAGACACATGGTTGTTAGAGCAGCTGATTATACTTGTGGCTGTATTTGCACTCATTATCACCctagtgtgtgtgtttctgtcctACACATACATCATCAAAACAATTCTAAGATTTCCTTCTGTccagcaaagaaaaaaagccttttctaCCTGCTCATCCCACATGATTGTAGTTTCCATCACATACGGAAGCTGCATCTTCATCTACATTAAGCCTTCAGTGAAGGAAGAAGTGGCCATCAATAAAGGAGTTTCAGTGCTCACGACTTCTGTTGCTCCCTTGTTGAACCCCTTCATCTCTATGCTGAGGAACAAGCAAGTGAAACTGGCTTTCAATGCTCTGTAAAGAAGATCACATTCCTGTCAAAGAAGTAAACTATCTGATGAATCAGGGTAAAAGGAAAGAATAATGCCCCATAAATATTTTACTACAACTCCTAATTTCATTGCTTCCTGTCTGTAATTTAATCAAATTAACCTTCTCAAAGACTTTTAACATTATATCTTTATCTCATGATAATCAAATCACTTCTTCTTCTTTGAAACTAATATCATACAAGATGTTTTCCCTCTTTATGAATCTTTATATTTCCAAGATATTAAAGTTGGTTTTCACTCCTGACCTAGTATTTTATTCAGTACtcaagagaaagaagggagatAATATTCAAAATTATACAAACTATATAACGATAAATTGTGTAATAATATTACTAGTTGCTTCCTCTAATGTAAATTTATTAGTTTATATCACAAACCCAAGAATCAAAATGGtcaataaaaacaacagcaaagatatattaaaaaataaattaaaccaaATAAGGTATTCAGGCTAATTAAAATGATGATCTGCAAAGGGGAAAGGAGATACCCACAGGACGATTGCAAAGAcatttccatttctataattCTGATTACTAACAAACTCTATGGATagtattgggggtggggggagaaaagATACAGTAATTGGAAGTATATAATTTgacatggaggagccctggtgccacagtgattaagacttttgctgctaaccaaaaggctggcagttctaacccaccagctgctcctggaaaccccatggtgcagtccttctctgtcctatagggtgctatcgGGTCTGACAATTTTTTGGAATTGAATCGATGGCGATGAATAAGCTGACTTAGTAGCTGATCTCTCTTTTTTCAGTAATACACTCTTAGTTTATCAGTGAGTcagtttatatcttttttttaattgcttcattGTCATTGTCAAAAAATAAAGTTAACCAAACGTTTTTCAATTTATGTAACATTTCGTTTAGTATAATCTATTTTATTCCAATATATTTACTAATAAGGAGAAACAGGATGAGATAAAGTTGTAATTACCAACTCTCCATCAACTTTGAAGCATATTTAATATCTATATGACTTCCTGGAGTATTTATTAAGGAGCTGTCATGAACTAAAATCACTGCAAGAACTATCTGAATCAGGAAACTCACACAAGGGagtctttaaaatattcattatcAAAGCCAAAGTAATGAAGTAACATTTAGGAATGAGTGTTTAATTTAATGACAAGCTAATAGTAAGTGGATGTAATTATAGTATATCTTCCCAAAAGACcattaaataattttgaaaactaACTGCTAATTTAGATCCTGTACCATAAAAACTCTCCTTGTAAgtgaatggatattatcctacccctgatagcattatacttcaggataggtcttgaaatggtctttttacAGTGAATACAAcattgttcctcttcaatttgtcattcctggtataatAGAACACATGATTGTCAGATTAAAAATGAccagtaccaatccatttcagttcactaatgcctaggatatctatcattgcatttcaaggtctatcctgaagtacaacactgtcgatggcaggataatatccatgcatctacaaagaagaccagttagtgtgattattattcaaatttatacaccagccactaatgacaaagatgaagtaactgaagatttttaccaacctctacagtctaaaattaatcaaataggtaatcaagatgcatggatAGTTACTAGTGATTGAAATGTGGAAGTTCAAAAATATGGCACTGatggtagaaatgatgctggagatctcacattagtattttgcaagactaatTACTTATTcgttgaaaatacatttttaacaGTGTAAATAGAACTAAACACATTAacatctccagatggaatacacaggaattaaatccacTATATCTATAGAAAGAAACCATAGAGAAGCTGaatttcatcagtcagaacaaagtcagaggcctactgtggatcagaccatcagttgctcctagGGAAGTTCAaaatgaacctgaagaaaattaaaacaaatccacaagatgcaaagtgtgaccttgagtatactccacctgaatttaaagaccaattaaagaatagatttgatgcattgaacactaataaccaaggATCAGAGGAGTTGCaggatgacataaaggacatcatatatgaagaaagcaaaaggtcattaaaaagacagggaagaaacaaaagaccaaattggatgtcaggagaaactctgaatct
The DNA window shown above is from Elephas maximus indicus isolate mEleMax1 chromosome 4, mEleMax1 primary haplotype, whole genome shotgun sequence and carries:
- the LOC126075559 gene encoding olfactory receptor 6C2-like, with protein sequence MRNHTAITTFILLGLTDDPQMKALLFTFLFFTYILSVTGNLTIITLTLVNSYLKTPMYFFLRNSSFLEVSFVTVFIPRFLYSVSTGDNTVTYNACASQIFFVFLFGATEFFLLVAMSYDRYVAICKSLHYMTIMSNKVCVLLVLCCWVAGLMIILPPLSLGLQLEFCDSSAVDHFSCDAGPLLKISCSDTWLLEQLIILVAVFALIITLVCVFLSYTYIIKTILRFPSVQQRKKAFSTCSSHMIVVSITYGSCIFIYIKPSVKEEVAINKGVSVLTTSVAPLLNPFISMLRNKQVKLAFNAL